One window from the genome of Glycine soja cultivar W05 chromosome 12, ASM419377v2, whole genome shotgun sequence encodes:
- the LOC114380106 gene encoding uncharacterized protein LOC114380106, which produces MFPMTTLVQFSIKGSNLKHNFFHHGIYKRPTCSFSRIETKFGSFNGNSLKLRVGRESLCFLGGAVFKNGEEKGCKREKRAVLVKNNQGFGFNGGGGGGRDDGATARILGNLALAIGLTYLSMTGQLGWILDAIVSIWLIAVLIPIVGLGAFLLWAGRDIMQGTCPNCGNDFQVFKSSLNDDLQLCPFCGQPFSVVGNEFVKDSVKFSNQSTTFGQAFNNFTRSRNEKDSGKAIDVEAEIKDVD; this is translated from the exons atgTTTCCCATGACCACACTCGTGCAATTCTCTATCAAAGGTTCGAACTTGAAGCACAACTTCTTTCACCATGGCATATACAAGAGACCCACTTGCTCTTTCTCTCGGATAGAAACAAAGTTTGGTTCTTTTAACGGGAATAGCTTGAAACTGAGAGTAGGCAGGGAGAGCTTGTGCTTCTTGGGAGGTGCAGTGTTTAAAAATGGGGAAGAGAAGGGGTGCAAGAGGGAAAAGAGGGCGGTGTTGGTGAAGAATAATCAAGGGTTTGGCTTCAAtggaggaggtggtggtggaagagaTGATGGTGCCACTGCTAGGATTTTGGGAAACCTTGCTTTAGCTATTGGATTGACTTACCTTTCTATGACTGGACAACTTGGTTGGATTTTGGATGCTATTGTGTCCATTTGG CTCATTGCAGTGTTGATACCAATAGTAGGTCTTGGTGCTTTCCTCTTGTGGGCAGGACGAGACATAATGCAAGGCACT TGTCCAAATTGTGGAAATGATTTTCAGGTTTTCAA ATCCTCTCTGAATGATGATTTGCAGCTATGCCCTTTTTGTGGTCAACCTTTTTCTG TTGTTGGCAATGAGTTTGTGAAAGACTCGGTGAAGTTTTCGAACCAATCTACAACATTTGGACAAGCATTCAATAATTTCACCCGTTCTAGAAATG AAAAAGATTCTGGTAAAGCAATTGATGTTGAAGCTGAAATTAAAGATGTAGACTGA